A single window of uncultured Methanospirillum sp. DNA harbors:
- the pth2 gene encoding peptidyl-tRNA hydrolase Pth2 gives MVREPEFRWKQCIIIRNDVKMSCGKKCAQAGHAAIVAYEKADASSKKAWMNEGQKKVVLKANDERTLFEMKSIAEAAGISAALIQDAGMTEIPPGTITALGLGPAKSEELDKITGNLTLL, from the coding sequence ATGGTCCGGGAACCCGAGTTCAGGTGGAAGCAGTGTATTATCATCAGAAATGATGTGAAGATGAGTTGTGGGAAGAAGTGTGCCCAGGCCGGTCATGCTGCAATCGTAGCTTATGAGAAAGCGGATGCCTCCTCAAAGAAAGCATGGATGAACGAAGGTCAGAAGAAGGTAGTGCTGAAGGCCAACGATGAGCGTACCCTCTTCGAGATGAAAAGCATCGCTGAGGCTGCAGGTATTTCGGCAGCCCTGATCCAGGATGCAGGAATGACCGAGATTCCTCCCGGCACGATCACTGCCCTCGGGCTTGGCCCGGCAAAGAGCGAAGAACTTGATAAAATAACGGGAAATCTTACTCTTTTATGA
- the nifB gene encoding nitrogenase cofactor biosynthesis protein NifB has translation MPDESYREAEVDGTIVKWDPDQMRKIQEHPCYSEKASHTFGRAHLPVAPKCNIQCNYCVRKFDCVNESRPGVTSEILNPEQALQKITGIIAEHPYIKVVGIAGPGDPLFNDATFETFRLIHEKFPDLILCVSTNGLLLPDKIDLLEKYGVTNVTVTMNALDPDVAAEIYQFINYQGKRYDSGREMGELLISKQIEGIRLAVERKMLVKVNTVYIPGINDSQILEIAKKISSMGVYIHNIIPLISQAKFAHIKPPTLEEKLAMQERCKPYVKQMSHCQRCRADAVGCLGKDINPCTGHKSQ, from the coding sequence ATGCCTGATGAATCATACCGGGAAGCAGAGGTTGACGGCACCATCGTAAAATGGGATCCTGACCAGATGCGGAAGATTCAGGAGCACCCCTGCTATAGTGAGAAGGCTAGTCACACCTTTGGGAGAGCACATCTCCCGGTCGCTCCCAAATGCAATATCCAGTGTAACTATTGTGTCCGGAAGTTTGACTGTGTGAACGAGAGCAGGCCCGGGGTTACCAGCGAGATACTCAATCCTGAACAGGCACTTCAGAAGATCACTGGTATCATTGCTGAACATCCGTATATCAAGGTCGTCGGAATTGCAGGACCTGGAGATCCCCTCTTCAATGATGCAACATTCGAGACATTCAGGCTGATCCATGAGAAATTTCCCGATCTGATCCTCTGTGTCAGCACAAACGGACTTCTGCTCCCTGACAAGATCGATCTCCTTGAAAAGTACGGGGTTACCAATGTCACCGTTACCATGAACGCCCTGGATCCTGATGTCGCAGCAGAGATCTATCAGTTCATAAACTACCAGGGGAAGCGGTATGACTCAGGCAGGGAGATGGGTGAACTTCTCATCAGCAAACAGATCGAGGGTATCCGCCTTGCTGTAGAGCGCAAGATGCTCGTCAAGGTAAACACGGTGTACATTCCAGGGATCAATGATTCACAGATCCTTGAGATAGCAAAGAAGATCAGTTCCATGGGTGTATACATCCACAATATCATCCCGCTCATCTCACAGGCAAAATTTGCACACATCAAGCCTCCGACCCTAGAAGAAAAACTTGCGATGCAGGAACGATGTAAACCATACGTGAAGCAGATGTCGCACTGCCAGCGGTGCCGTGCTGATGCAGTTGGCTGTCTTGGCAAGGACATCAATCCCTGCACCGGGCACAAGAGCCAGTAA
- a CDS encoding CDP-alcohol phosphatidyltransferase family protein gives MNITAFRYRFIGYVEPLSGFFLKLGISPNMVTVLSLLAGVACAACYAMSAFLPGSIFLFISAVLDLIDGTVARRSGRETRFGAVFDWIADKYTDAIVIIGVGISATPIITRIIPGPSTWDFAIVALAVTGSLMNTFIKPVTYAEIGFSERRAGKIEDPLEGVGFFGRPETLLILGLGGLVGYIWVSVIIIAICTNLSALERIIYLYRRYS, from the coding sequence ATGAATATAACCGCTTTTCGCTACCGTTTCATCGGGTATGTTGAGCCGCTCTCCGGGTTTTTTCTAAAACTTGGCATCTCTCCGAATATGGTAACGGTTCTCTCGCTTCTTGCAGGAGTTGCCTGTGCTGCCTGTTATGCCATGAGTGCCTTTCTTCCTGGCAGTATTTTCCTGTTCATTTCCGCAGTCCTGGATCTCATTGACGGGACTGTTGCACGAAGATCTGGTCGGGAGACCCGGTTTGGTGCGGTATTTGACTGGATTGCCGATAAATATACCGATGCCATTGTGATCATCGGAGTGGGAATCTCTGCAACCCCCATCATCACACGGATCATCCCTGGTCCTTCAACATGGGATTTTGCCATTGTGGCACTTGCAGTAACCGGTTCTCTGATGAACACATTCATCAAACCGGTAACGTATGCGGAGATCGGGTTTAGTGAGCGTCGGGCTGGAAAGATAGAAGATCCCCTTGAGGGAGTGGGTTTCTTTGGCAGACCTGAGACGCTTCTGATACTTGGACTCGGGGGTCTCGTCGGGTATATCTGGGTTTCAGTTATTATTATCGCAATATGTACGAATCTTTCGGCTCTGGAGCGGATTATCTACCTTTACCGGCGATATTCATAA
- the artA gene encoding archaeosortase A, giving the protein MLELFVPLSCLFFLLSLIPGRHQKYTAIIAWISIVCVLISGVPAWIEETNLLYPVMAALSLPFLWATIRMLLQDQVVVYQLTRAAGVSFLIYAPFAFYEPLGNALISIVVKQTGLFLSFFRFPFDQVLWNTLQHGHFRVEIILACTGIQAIAIMLGVAAAVPTTWKQKGMAFLLIVPTVYILNLFRNTGVVIAYTEQWFTWLPDITGNPEPGYASFFWAHNIIAEGLALVFLIILAYELFRLIPTLADFAADLIDAYRVEVMNIAGKGR; this is encoded by the coding sequence ATGCTTGAATTGTTCGTCCCCCTCTCCTGCTTATTCTTTCTTCTCTCGCTGATTCCCGGGAGGCATCAGAAGTATACCGCTATCATCGCCTGGATCTCCATCGTCTGTGTGCTGATCAGTGGTGTTCCTGCCTGGATTGAGGAGACAAACCTGCTATATCCGGTAATGGCAGCACTTTCACTCCCGTTTCTTTGGGCAACGATCAGAATGCTCCTTCAGGATCAGGTTGTCGTGTACCAGTTGACACGGGCAGCAGGTGTCTCGTTTCTTATCTATGCCCCGTTTGCATTTTATGAGCCACTCGGAAATGCCCTCATCAGTATCGTGGTAAAACAGACAGGACTGTTCCTGAGTTTCTTCAGATTCCCCTTTGATCAGGTGCTCTGGAACACACTGCAACACGGACACTTCAGGGTTGAGATTATCCTTGCATGCACAGGCATACAGGCTATCGCGATCATGCTCGGCGTTGCGGCAGCAGTCCCGACCACATGGAAACAAAAAGGCATGGCATTTCTACTCATTGTTCCCACAGTATACATCCTCAATCTGTTCAGAAACACCGGGGTAGTGATTGCATACACAGAACAGTGGTTCACCTGGCTTCCAGATATTACCGGAAACCCTGAACCAGGATATGCAAGTTTCTTCTGGGCCCACAATATCATTGCAGAAGGGCTTGCACTTGTATTTCTGATCATCCTCGCCTATGAACTCTTCAGGCTGATACCTACCCTGGCAGACTTTGCAGCAGACCTGATAGACGCATACCGGGTTGAAGTTATGAATATCGCCGGTAAAGGTAGATAA
- the truD gene encoding tRNA pseudouridine(13) synthase TruD codes for MRKSPFPIDHTLGLSWYISDQDGIGGRLKAEPEDFLVEEIAETPVPSGTGPYLICRLTKKNWDQQRAIKEIAGRLGMSHQRIGFAGTKDKRAVTTQYISIYKADPAVIQALVIPDMTIEPVGASEHQISLGDLKGNQFQISLADFELLKPDSDPQDILTGLSGGVPNYFGYQRFGVQRPVTHLTGLDILRGSYEDAVKTFVSTPSTGESGEYAEGRRYYAETGDAKESLHRIPVRLSLERSLLHHLVSRPGDFAGAFHAFPRTLRSMFVSAVQSWLFNRALSMRIEEGRGLDDPREGDRIVYPDGRSDIVTAGTARMAAMQVKRDRCRLAIFMHGSEPVEAAGPDDRNMAWLMEEEGITSEMFGTASTFLETRFSGAPRSILINSDIDIKKDENRMIFSFSLQPGQYATTLLREIMKTDPIRMI; via the coding sequence ATGAGAAAAAGTCCGTTTCCCATTGACCATACGTTAGGCCTTTCCTGGTACATATCAGATCAGGATGGTATTGGAGGGCGCCTCAAGGCAGAACCTGAAGATTTTTTGGTCGAGGAGATTGCAGAAACCCCTGTACCATCCGGGACTGGTCCGTACCTGATCTGCAGGCTGACCAAGAAGAACTGGGATCAGCAGCGTGCGATCAAGGAGATCGCAGGGCGGCTCGGGATGAGCCACCAGAGGATCGGGTTTGCCGGAACCAAGGACAAACGAGCGGTTACCACCCAGTATATCTCTATCTATAAGGCTGACCCTGCTGTCATCCAGGCTCTTGTGATCCCTGACATGACCATTGAACCGGTCGGTGCGTCTGAACATCAGATCTCGCTCGGCGATCTCAAAGGGAACCAGTTTCAGATATCACTTGCTGATTTTGAACTGCTGAAACCTGATTCAGATCCGCAGGATATTCTAACAGGACTATCAGGAGGAGTCCCAAATTACTTCGGGTACCAGCGGTTTGGTGTTCAGCGGCCGGTCACCCACCTTACCGGGCTTGACATCCTTCGTGGTTCATACGAGGATGCTGTCAAAACTTTTGTGAGCACTCCTTCCACAGGAGAGAGCGGAGAGTATGCCGAGGGACGGAGATACTATGCCGAGACTGGTGATGCCAAAGAATCTCTTCACAGAATCCCGGTCCGTCTCTCACTTGAACGGTCGTTGCTTCACCATCTGGTGAGCAGGCCCGGGGATTTTGCAGGTGCTTTTCATGCCTTCCCAAGAACTCTCAGATCCATGTTTGTAAGTGCAGTTCAGTCCTGGCTCTTCAACCGTGCCCTGAGCATGAGGATCGAGGAGGGAAGGGGTCTTGACGATCCGAGAGAAGGGGATCGGATTGTGTATCCGGATGGCCGCTCTGACATTGTCACTGCAGGGACGGCCAGGATGGCAGCCATGCAGGTGAAGCGGGATAGGTGCCGGCTCGCAATCTTCATGCATGGTTCTGAACCTGTTGAAGCTGCCGGGCCCGATGATCGGAACATGGCCTGGCTGATGGAGGAGGAAGGAATCACCAGTGAAATGTTCGGGACTGCATCAACATTTCTGGAGACCAGATTCTCTGGTGCACCAAGGTCAATCCTGATCAATTCGGATATTGATATTAAAAAGGATGAAAACAGGATGATATTCTCGTTCTCACTTCAGCCAGGTCAGTATGCAACCACCCTGCTCCGTGAGATCATGAAGACAGATCCAATCAGGATGATCTGA
- a CDS encoding tetratricopeptide repeat protein: MQNNTVSIEDLVKENDLVLAQDPKNQTALMYRALIFYNAEKYSEAINASEILLSVNSSCSFAWHIIGTSWGNLGDQAKAVEAFGKAAALAPGDPNEYNVQGVAYSKSGQYPDAVTAFQKATTMKPDYSTAWNNLGVTYRYMNETEKGIEAINKAIAVDPEQASFFANKGYLLLDKKDYTGAIVAASAAKKIQMTNVPQWFVAGDAYFAQQDYKDAFYSYDGGFTTMQKNDLWYYQGIKNTRITQNMEPVEAYYQSVASNVRFTGEWDRVTVIEYKLKRYKDTLDVYDQVMTISSDPGEAWRRKGYTALKIEEYKSAQDAYTRARELLPDDSDVIASLGYANGKLGDYLTAMNQIDEGLKLNPNNGRAYMQKGEIHSMYGEKKEAADAFSKALEKDPHNSDIFNALQGIQMSQGDYLGAAINFFRGVIGF; this comes from the coding sequence ATGCAGAATAATACAGTCAGTATTGAAGATCTGGTGAAGGAGAATGATCTGGTTTTAGCCCAGGATCCAAAGAACCAGACCGCTCTTATGTACAGGGCACTAATTTTTTACAACGCAGAAAAGTATTCCGAAGCGATAAACGCATCTGAGATCCTTCTTTCAGTTAATTCAAGTTGTTCTTTTGCCTGGCATATCATCGGAACGTCGTGGGGGAATCTTGGAGATCAGGCAAAAGCGGTAGAGGCATTTGGCAAAGCGGCAGCACTAGCGCCCGGAGATCCCAACGAGTACAATGTGCAAGGTGTCGCCTACTCTAAGAGCGGGCAGTACCCTGATGCTGTAACTGCATTTCAGAAGGCCACCACAATGAAACCGGATTATTCCACTGCATGGAATAATCTCGGGGTTACCTACCGCTACATGAATGAGACCGAAAAAGGGATTGAAGCAATTAATAAAGCGATTGCTGTTGATCCTGAACAGGCTTCATTCTTTGCCAACAAGGGTTACCTGCTTCTGGATAAGAAGGATTACACCGGGGCGATCGTTGCTGCATCTGCGGCTAAAAAGATCCAGATGACCAATGTTCCCCAGTGGTTCGTTGCCGGGGATGCGTATTTTGCACAACAGGATTATAAAGACGCTTTCTACTCCTATGATGGCGGCTTTACCACGATGCAGAAGAACGATCTCTGGTACTACCAGGGGATAAAAAATACCAGGATCACCCAGAACATGGAGCCGGTTGAGGCATATTACCAGTCGGTAGCCTCAAATGTCAGGTTCACCGGAGAATGGGACCGGGTGACCGTTATCGAATATAAACTTAAGAGGTACAAGGACACCCTCGATGTCTACGATCAGGTGATGACGATAAGTTCTGACCCCGGTGAGGCATGGCGGAGGAAGGGCTACACAGCCCTGAAGATTGAGGAGTACAAGAGTGCCCAAGATGCATACACCAGGGCAAGAGAACTTCTGCCAGATGATTCTGATGTCATCGCTTCGCTCGGGTATGCAAACGGGAAACTCGGCGATTACCTGACCGCGATGAATCAGATCGATGAGGGCCTGAAATTAAATCCGAATAATGGACGGGCATATATGCAGAAAGGGGAGATCCATTCAATGTACGGAGAGAAGAAAGAAGCTGCAGATGCATTTAGCAAAGCACTCGAAAAGGATCCCCACAATTCTGATATCTTCAATGCCCTGCAGGGTATCCAGATGTCCCAGGGTGATTACCTGGGGGCAGCAATTAATTTCTTCAGGGGAGTTATCGGATTTTAA
- a CDS encoding tetratricopeptide repeat protein translates to MKYFSLLLILLMLASLGLVVSADKAAINLDTDGNNLVSAGKYQEALDAYTKSAELDPTYAQAWNGKGVSLFYLRRYEEALEAYDKALALDTQFISVYNNKGRSLSELGRNEDALKAFDKAVELNPKFSEAWFNKGSLLEKMGQNESAQEAFTRASENDSLTSKQWSVKGLTYYENGMYQAAIDALDRAILKDPSDASAWHAKGDALKALGETGEAGQMYEKAISLNPQLSNPLTRHTPFPIFGLIMGLLLIFSVNSTRMKFR, encoded by the coding sequence GTGAAGTATTTTTCATTACTGTTGATCCTTCTTATGCTGGCCTCTTTGGGTCTTGTTGTATCTGCTGACAAGGCTGCGATCAACCTGGATACAGACGGAAATAACCTCGTATCCGCAGGGAAGTATCAGGAGGCACTTGATGCCTATACAAAGTCTGCAGAACTGGATCCTACATATGCACAGGCATGGAACGGAAAAGGTGTTTCTCTGTTTTATCTCCGGAGATATGAGGAGGCACTTGAGGCTTATGATAAAGCACTGGCTCTTGATACACAGTTTATCAGTGTATACAACAACAAGGGCCGTTCATTGTCTGAACTCGGGAGAAACGAGGATGCCTTGAAAGCCTTTGACAAAGCAGTGGAACTGAATCCAAAATTTTCAGAAGCCTGGTTCAACAAAGGAAGCCTTCTTGAGAAGATGGGGCAGAATGAGTCGGCCCAGGAGGCCTTTACCAGGGCATCTGAAAATGACTCTCTGACGAGTAAGCAGTGGTCTGTGAAGGGACTCACCTATTATGAGAACGGGATGTACCAGGCAGCAATCGACGCCCTTGATCGGGCTATCCTGAAGGATCCCTCTGATGCAAGTGCATGGCATGCGAAAGGGGATGCGTTAAAAGCTCTTGGAGAGACAGGAGAGGCTGGGCAGATGTATGAAAAGGCCATCTCCCTCAATCCTCAATTGTCAAATCCGCTTACCCGGCATACACCCTTCCCGATCTTCGGACTTATCATGGGTCTTCTGCTGATCTTTTCAGTCAACTCCACAAGGATGAAGTTCAGATAA
- a CDS encoding acetate--CoA ligase family protein: MAEWMLSEAEGYDLLNRYGIPTPKYRIVTRAEDAGEAAEAIGFPVVMKIISPQIIHKSDAGGVIVGVGTKEAAQSAFNLIVSGARAYNPQAEISGVIVENQASPGLELIIGGKTDPTFGKVITFGVGGTLVELMKDVTLRILPIDEEEIRAMVKEINSYPLITGYRGSKPKDEEVLIQIIKNICKMFLDQTELREFDVNPIRLYDSGACAVDARVIMDDNIQMLESDTRMEVPIDYFKPKSVAVIGASDEKTKMGYAVMHNLLHFPGKVYPINNKRDSIQGLQAYPTILDVPEESVDLAVITVPARHVPGVMEECGKKGVKIAVIITAGFKEMSEEGHMLEDRIVQIAHKYGTRIVGPNCLGLIIPPIGLDTTYVAQSPNPGNIAFISQSGAIVNTVVDFSLTKDIGFSMVVSVGNQADLNFFDYLRAAAADPSTDVIITYIEQIKNGKAFMEVVSEVTRHKPVVALKAGSSARGQAAAASHTGSLSGSYDVYMEAFRKSGVLVVHTLTGAFHAAEMLSHPKRYPKGRRAIVVTNAGGFAVLSSDYAERYGIKLIDLPDYLIKEMNEFMPEFWNKGNPIDLIGDASEERFRKTFEVLAKNDALWDMCFIVGFPNNILSSEQMANQILKFSSSTDKRLIPTLLGGESMNRGRKILHAHNIPSFEELDFTYRVVGRLLWQMYRVKAQGLY, encoded by the coding sequence ATGGCAGAATGGATGCTTAGTGAGGCTGAGGGGTATGATCTCCTCAACAGGTATGGAATTCCGACTCCCAAGTATAGGATTGTTACCCGTGCCGAGGATGCCGGAGAGGCTGCAGAAGCCATCGGTTTCCCGGTAGTAATGAAGATCATCTCACCCCAGATCATTCACAAGAGTGATGCAGGTGGAGTCATCGTCGGAGTAGGTACCAAGGAAGCAGCCCAGTCGGCCTTTAACCTGATCGTCTCAGGTGCCAGGGCTTACAATCCCCAGGCTGAGATCTCCGGTGTTATTGTCGAGAACCAGGCTTCCCCTGGTCTTGAACTGATCATCGGAGGAAAGACTGATCCAACGTTTGGCAAAGTGATCACCTTTGGTGTCGGTGGAACCCTCGTCGAACTGATGAAGGATGTTACGCTCAGAATCCTTCCGATTGATGAGGAAGAGATCAGGGCAATGGTCAAGGAGATCAACTCGTATCCGCTTATCACCGGGTACCGTGGCTCCAAACCTAAAGACGAAGAGGTTCTTATCCAGATCATCAAGAACATCTGCAAGATGTTCCTTGACCAGACCGAACTCAGGGAGTTTGATGTCAACCCGATCAGACTTTATGATTCAGGTGCCTGTGCAGTCGATGCACGGGTCATCATGGATGACAACATCCAGATGCTCGAGAGCGACACCAGGATGGAGGTCCCGATCGATTACTTCAAACCAAAATCCGTGGCTGTGATCGGGGCATCAGACGAGAAGACTAAGATGGGGTATGCAGTTATGCACAACCTTCTGCACTTCCCGGGAAAGGTCTACCCTATCAACAACAAACGTGATTCGATCCAGGGCCTTCAGGCATATCCAACCATCCTTGATGTCCCTGAAGAGTCTGTGGATCTCGCGGTTATCACCGTCCCTGCCAGGCACGTTCCTGGTGTCATGGAAGAGTGTGGAAAGAAAGGCGTTAAGATAGCGGTCATAATCACAGCCGGTTTCAAGGAGATGAGCGAGGAAGGCCATATGCTTGAAGACCGGATTGTCCAGATCGCCCACAAGTACGGAACCCGTATCGTCGGTCCGAACTGCCTTGGCCTCATCATTCCACCGATCGGTCTCGATACCACATATGTGGCACAGTCACCAAACCCGGGTAACATCGCATTCATCTCCCAAAGTGGTGCTATCGTCAACACAGTGGTTGACTTCTCTCTTACAAAGGACATCGGGTTCTCGATGGTGGTATCGGTTGGAAACCAGGCTGACCTGAACTTCTTTGACTACCTTCGTGCTGCAGCAGCAGATCCAAGTACAGATGTCATCATCACGTACATCGAGCAGATCAAGAATGGCAAGGCATTCATGGAGGTCGTCAGTGAGGTCACAAGACATAAACCGGTCGTTGCCCTGAAGGCAGGATCTTCAGCACGTGGCCAGGCAGCAGCTGCTTCTCACACCGGTTCACTCTCGGGATCTTATGATGTGTATATGGAAGCATTCAGAAAATCAGGAGTTCTGGTTGTCCACACCCTTACCGGTGCATTCCATGCAGCAGAGATGCTCTCTCATCCGAAACGTTACCCGAAAGGTCGCAGAGCAATCGTGGTCACCAATGCAGGAGGGTTTGCTGTGCTCTCATCAGACTATGCTGAGCGGTACGGAATCAAACTCATCGATCTGCCTGACTACCTCATCAAAGAGATGAACGAGTTCATGCCCGAGTTCTGGAACAAGGGTAATCCAATTGATCTGATTGGTGATGCAAGCGAGGAGCGGTTCAGGAAGACCTTCGAAGTTCTGGCAAAGAATGATGCACTCTGGGATATGTGTTTCATCGTCGGATTCCCGAATAACATCTTGAGTTCAGAGCAGATGGCAAATCAGATCCTGAAATTCTCAAGTTCAACCGACAAGAGACTTATTCCCACATTACTCGGTGGTGAGTCGATGAACAGGGGCCGAAAGATTTTGCATGCCCACAACATCCCAAGCTTTGAAGAACTTGACTTCACCTACCGGGTTGTCGGCAGACTTCTCTGGCAGATGTACCGTGTCAAGGCCCAGGGTCTCTACTAA
- a CDS encoding NAD(P)/FAD-dependent oxidoreductase, producing MDRNYDVVVVGAGPAGSAAAESCAKAGLSVLLIEEQAHIGVPVQCAGLLSCSAFDECRVSTRSVLNTVSGATVTTENATLSFDAGKTKAYVVDRALLDQEMGYAAADAGAEIQLKTLAYALDHHRHRLQVRGQRGLEEIRYRVLIAADGPRATIGRMAGLPRAPVYLSGLQCDLAYETDQNKVAIYPNASPEFFGWVIPMGDGRARVGMCGITNVREKFEQFISGFGSQHVQFVSGTIPLGTLKNTVAEGIMVAGDAAAMAKPTSGGGVYTGIRAARHAAAVATLACDAEQTDPAFLSAYERRWRGDIGKELKIGYAAFKYRQQITQAEMEQIISVMSSPDIRDLIVQKGDMDRPGRLLQSLLLHPSMYRAGGIFLRSALRSIIR from the coding sequence ATGGACCGGAATTATGATGTCGTGGTGGTTGGCGCAGGACCGGCAGGCTCAGCTGCTGCAGAGTCGTGTGCAAAGGCCGGCCTCAGTGTCCTGCTCATAGAAGAGCAGGCACACATCGGTGTTCCGGTTCAGTGTGCAGGTCTGCTCTCATGCTCAGCATTTGATGAATGCAGGGTCAGCACCCGTTCGGTCCTGAACACCGTATCAGGAGCAACGGTTACTACCGAGAATGCGACGCTCTCCTTTGATGCCGGGAAGACGAAAGCATACGTGGTTGACAGGGCCCTTCTCGACCAGGAGATGGGATATGCAGCAGCTGATGCCGGTGCAGAGATCCAGCTCAAGACACTGGCATATGCTTTGGATCACCACCGGCACCGGCTGCAGGTAAGAGGACAACGGGGACTTGAGGAGATCAGATACCGGGTACTAATAGCAGCAGACGGACCAAGAGCAACAATAGGCAGGATGGCTGGATTACCCCGTGCTCCGGTGTATCTCTCGGGGCTGCAGTGCGACCTTGCCTATGAAACTGATCAGAATAAGGTTGCAATTTATCCAAACGCATCGCCGGAATTTTTTGGTTGGGTGATTCCGATGGGCGACGGACGTGCCAGGGTCGGAATGTGCGGCATAACCAATGTCAGGGAGAAGTTTGAACAGTTCATATCAGGGTTCGGATCACAACACGTTCAGTTCGTAAGTGGAACGATACCGCTTGGAACCCTGAAAAACACCGTTGCAGAAGGTATCATGGTAGCCGGTGACGCTGCAGCGATGGCAAAACCAACCTCTGGTGGTGGTGTATACACAGGGATCAGGGCTGCCCGTCATGCTGCGGCTGTAGCCACACTCGCCTGTGATGCAGAACAAACAGATCCTGCATTCCTCTCTGCTTATGAGAGACGATGGCGGGGTGACATCGGAAAAGAACTGAAGATTGGATATGCAGCATTCAAATATAGACAACAGATCACCCAGGCTGAGATGGAGCAGATCATCTCGGTGATGAGCAGCCCTGACATCAGGGATCTGATTGTTCAGAAAGGAGATATGGACAGGCCAGGAAGACTGCTCCAGTCCCTTCTCCTGCATCCCTCAATGTACAGAGCTGGAGGAATTTTTCTCAGGTCAGCTCTCAGATCAATTATCAGGTAA
- a CDS encoding dihydrofolate reductase family protein, which translates to MSGDQNRPHVVLVSEVTVDGKLTVTRGASSKLLMQFMSHEAEVLLHRIRADSDAIMVGSNTIRIDNSFLTVRHVQGKNPIRVIPSSRADISPDANVLSPDSPTIIAVSKQADEEKIAVLREKGVIIEITGEEKVDLALLLTRLSSVYGVRQLMIEGGSTLNGQMFSLGLIDEIVLIHLPFIAGGTDTPSLVGGLPTRSVDDLIRLELKKNYLAGENLITEYTVRRT; encoded by the coding sequence ATGTCTGGAGATCAGAACCGTCCTCATGTTGTACTCGTCTCTGAGGTGACTGTTGACGGAAAATTAACTGTGACCCGGGGTGCCTCATCCAAGCTTCTTATGCAGTTTATGTCACATGAGGCTGAGGTCCTGCTCCACCGAATCAGGGCTGATTCTGATGCAATCATGGTCGGGTCAAATACCATACGGATCGACAACTCATTCCTGACCGTGAGGCATGTCCAGGGAAAGAACCCGATTCGGGTAATCCCCTCCTCACGTGCAGATATATCACCCGATGCCAACGTGCTTTCACCAGACTCACCAACCATCATAGCGGTCAGCAAGCAGGCTGATGAGGAAAAGATTGCAGTACTCAGAGAGAAAGGGGTAATCATCGAGATTACAGGAGAAGAAAAGGTCGATCTCGCTCTATTACTGACCCGTCTCTCATCAGTCTATGGGGTCAGGCAACTGATGATCGAGGGTGGTTCAACATTGAACGGGCAGATGTTCTCTCTTGGTCTTATTGATGAGATAGTTCTCATCCACCTTCCGTTCATTGCAGGAGGTACTGACACACCCTCCCTGGTCGGCGGGCTTCCAACACGATCTGTGGACGACCTTATCAGGCTTGAACTGAAGAAAAATTATCTTGCCGGTGAGAACCTGATCACCGAATATACAGTTCGCCGGACCTGA
- a CDS encoding transcription factor S, with protein sequence MMFCLKCGRMLKNQSGSFVCPGCGWTKDDAPGNLMTKVDKRKEKEIVIVDDTEKIHTLPTIAIRCPECGNNEAEWWLRQLRSADESEVRFFRCTKCSKTWREYD encoded by the coding sequence ATGATGTTCTGTTTAAAGTGCGGAAGAATGCTCAAAAATCAGAGTGGTTCTTTTGTCTGTCCGGGCTGTGGATGGACAAAGGATGATGCGCCCGGAAATCTGATGACCAAGGTTGACAAAAGAAAAGAGAAAGAGATCGTCATCGTAGATGACACCGAGAAAATCCATACCCTCCCGACCATTGCCATCAGATGTCCGGAATGTGGTAACAATGAAGCCGAATGGTGGCTCCGTCAGCTCAGGTCTGCTGATGAGAGTGAAGTCAGATTCTTCCGCTGCACAAAATGTTCCAAGACCTGGAGAGAGTACGATTAA
- a CDS encoding cupin domain-containing protein — translation MGEELQDMKGKILKPTELVRYQDGSVVSRMITYTPQGTITMFAFAAGSGLSEHTAPFDAVLQVLEGAAEVTLAGENFQVGSGDMIILPATIPHAVHASIPFKMMLTMIHA, via the coding sequence ATGGGAGAAGAACTTCAGGACATGAAGGGGAAGATACTCAAACCGACAGAATTGGTCAGATACCAGGATGGAAGCGTCGTGAGCCGGATGATAACATATACACCCCAGGGAACAATCACCATGTTCGCGTTTGCAGCAGGATCGGGTTTGTCAGAGCACACAGCCCCGTTCGATGCCGTGCTTCAGGTTCTTGAAGGTGCAGCCGAAGTAACCCTTGCCGGTGAGAACTTCCAGGTTGGATCTGGTGATATGATCATTCTTCCTGCTACTATTCCTCATGCAGTCCATGCTTCGATCCCCTTTAAGATGATGCTCACCATGATCCATGCATGA